The Eurosta solidaginis isolate ZX-2024a chromosome 4, ASM4086904v1, whole genome shotgun sequence genome includes a window with the following:
- the LOC137249336 gene encoding transcription factor Adf-1-like, with product MDCNLCGRALLKSFYHVHLRRHNQLKFLCSKYLTGDTQLASTAKEHKPYFYEPPLKRERIDEDNHDNNMLNTIKIFQNSMTQAVSAEDQSFGMVVTDMLNTLGVRQKAEAKVHIIKYLTDMQLLAQHNKY from the exons ATGGATTGTAATCTCTGTGGACGCGCTTTACTAAAATCATTTTATCATGTGCACTTGAGGCGTCATAACCAACTGAAGTTTCTGTGCAGCAAATATC TTACAGGCGACACACAATTGGCATCAACCGCTAAAGAACATAAGCCATACTTTTATGAGCCGCCGCTCAAGCGTGAACGTATCGATGAGGATAATCACGATAACAATATGTTAAATACAATTAAGATATTCCAAAATTCGATGACACAAGCGGTAAGCGCCGAGGATCAATCATTTGGTATGGTGGTAACGGATATGCTAAATACCTTGGGCGTACGACAAAAGGCTGAAGCAAAAGTGCACATTATCAAATATTTAACGGATATGCAATTGCTAGCGCAGcacaataaatattaa